The Eurosta solidaginis isolate ZX-2024a chromosome 4, ASM4086904v1, whole genome shotgun sequence genome includes a window with the following:
- the regucalcin gene encoding regucalcin isoform X2 gives MSYKVEPLPKGYAHLGESPHWDIEKQSLYYVDIEAGKLLRYDYQQDKVYVAKVPGVELASFIVPVEGEDDKFVIGDKRRVLVVSWDGISDSGKIDRVLFEVQPDEKYVVNRFNDGKADPRGRLFCGTMVYVGDEFKNRWGELYKYEKGGKVTVVKTDVGISNGLAWNEKTNKMYYIDTADYEVKEYDYDFNAGVPSNPKVIFDLHKSSPKNNLLPDGMTIDSDGNIYVATFNGHTLYKVNPTTGKVLLEIKFPCKQITSAAFGGPNLDILYVTTSAKFDQPSPAGSTYKITGLGARGLPMSKVQL, from the exons ATGTCTTACAAAGTTGAACCCTTACCCAAAGGTTATGCCCATCTCGGCGAATCGCCACATTGGGATATCGAGAAACAGAGTCTCTACTATGTAGACATTGAAGCTGGAAAGTTGCTGCGATACGACTATCAGCAAGATAAGGTGTATGTTGCCAAGGTGCCCGGTGTAGAACTTGCTTCATTCATTGTACCCGTTGAGGGAGAAGATGACAAATTTGTCATTGGTGATAAACGTCGTGTGTTAGTCGTATCATGGGATGGTATTTCCGACTCAGGCAAAATTGATCGTGTTTTGTTTGAAGTGCAACCTGACGAAAAATATGTTGTTAATCGTTTCAACGACGGTAAAGCTGATCCACGTGGACGTCTGTTTTGTGGCACAATGGTTTATGTGGGCGATGAGTTCAAAAACCGTTGGGGTGAATTGTACAAATACGAGAAGGGTGGTAAAGTAACGGTAGTTAAGACTGATGTGGGTATTTCCAATGGTCTGGCATGGAATGAAAAAACCAACAAGATGTATTACATTGACACAGCCGATTATGAAGTGAAGGAGTACGATTATGATTTTAATGCCGGTGTACCTA GCAATCCAAAAGTTATCTTTGACCTACACAAGTCGAGTCCTAAGAATAATTTATTACCCGATGGCATGACCATCGACAGTGATGGCAATATCTATGTAGCCACCTTCAATGGACACACCCTTTATAAGGTCAATCCAAC cACCGGCAAAGTCTTGCTAGAAATCAAATTCCCTTGCAAACAAATCACCTCAGCGGCCTTTGGTGGTCCAAATTTAGATATTTTGTACGTCACGACATCGGCTAAATTTGATCAACCTTCTCCAGCTGGAAGCACCTATAAGATTACTGGTTTGGGCGCTAGGGGTTTGCCAATGTCCAAAGTTCAACTTTAA
- the regucalcin gene encoding regucalcin isoform X1 yields MFLPSLILISLLLGLNANIQNAVEKATTNKPEEVEVSIEVNIRGDNITMSYKVEPLPKGYAHLGESPHWDIEKQSLYYVDIEAGKLLRYDYQQDKVYVAKVPGVELASFIVPVEGEDDKFVIGDKRRVLVVSWDGISDSGKIDRVLFEVQPDEKYVVNRFNDGKADPRGRLFCGTMVYVGDEFKNRWGELYKYEKGGKVTVVKTDVGISNGLAWNEKTNKMYYIDTADYEVKEYDYDFNAGVPSNPKVIFDLHKSSPKNNLLPDGMTIDSDGNIYVATFNGHTLYKVNPTTGKVLLEIKFPCKQITSAAFGGPNLDILYVTTSAKFDQPSPAGSTYKITGLGARGLPMSKVQL; encoded by the exons CAAGTTTAATATTAATCTCTCTTTTACTTGGCTTAAATGCAAATATACAAAATGCCGTAGAAAAAGCTACAACAAATAAGCCAGAAGAAGTGGAAGTGTCCATTGAAGTGAATATACGTGGAGATAATATAACG ATGTCTTACAAAGTTGAACCCTTACCCAAAGGTTATGCCCATCTCGGCGAATCGCCACATTGGGATATCGAGAAACAGAGTCTCTACTATGTAGACATTGAAGCTGGAAAGTTGCTGCGATACGACTATCAGCAAGATAAGGTGTATGTTGCCAAGGTGCCCGGTGTAGAACTTGCTTCATTCATTGTACCCGTTGAGGGAGAAGATGACAAATTTGTCATTGGTGATAAACGTCGTGTGTTAGTCGTATCATGGGATGGTATTTCCGACTCAGGCAAAATTGATCGTGTTTTGTTTGAAGTGCAACCTGACGAAAAATATGTTGTTAATCGTTTCAACGACGGTAAAGCTGATCCACGTGGACGTCTGTTTTGTGGCACAATGGTTTATGTGGGCGATGAGTTCAAAAACCGTTGGGGTGAATTGTACAAATACGAGAAGGGTGGTAAAGTAACGGTAGTTAAGACTGATGTGGGTATTTCCAATGGTCTGGCATGGAATGAAAAAACCAACAAGATGTATTACATTGACACAGCCGATTATGAAGTGAAGGAGTACGATTATGATTTTAATGCCGGTGTACCTA GCAATCCAAAAGTTATCTTTGACCTACACAAGTCGAGTCCTAAGAATAATTTATTACCCGATGGCATGACCATCGACAGTGATGGCAATATCTATGTAGCCACCTTCAATGGACACACCCTTTATAAGGTCAATCCAAC cACCGGCAAAGTCTTGCTAGAAATCAAATTCCCTTGCAAACAAATCACCTCAGCGGCCTTTGGTGGTCCAAATTTAGATATTTTGTACGTCACGACATCGGCTAAATTTGATCAACCTTCTCCAGCTGGAAGCACCTATAAGATTACTGGTTTGGGCGCTAGGGGTTTGCCAATGTCCAAAGTTCAACTTTAA